The DNA segment TGTTTTAGGACTCAGAAACATAAAAATACAAACTCCATTAGAAATTATTGCAAAAAAAATAAAACATAGAAAACATGTTACCATTAGAGATTATGTTGATTTTGCTTTTGTAGAAAAACAACACAATATAATTTCAAAAATTAAAAAAGAAAATATTGTTGATTTAGAAAGATTTATAGATATTTATAAACAATTTATATCAATTACAGATGAAGATTTCAATAATCACTTAGAATATTTAAAGCCAAGATTTATGCAATGTAAAAATGATATAAAAGAAATTATTTATAAAGCTTTCAATCCTGGTAAAAATTTTTCTATTGCTATTGATAATAATTATGAAGTTTTAGCTGTTGATGAATGGGTAAATATTTATGAAGATGGTTTTATTGATGCTGGAGAAGTATATAAAAAATACAATGAATTAAGTAAATTAAAATTATCTTCAATTATTAATAAATCTGAAAATGAAATCACATACAGTGATATATTAGAATTATCAAATACTAATGTAAAAAAATTACTTTTATAATTAATGATCAGATATTCTATTTGAAAAATTAAATAGTTTTGATAATATTTATTTTCCACCTTCTTTGTCTCAGTTGTCTCCTTCTTGATTTTTTTATTTTTATAGGGAAAAAACAAAAGAAGGAAGATGATTTGATAGGGGAGGAAGGGAAGCGGAGACAACTTGCCCTTGTAACAAACTGGATTTAACAATTTGTTACAGGACAAGTTAAGTTATGACTCGACTTTTTCGGTCGGTCGCTTCGACTTAAGTAGATTATTGTTCAGCTCTTAATCTACAACACAATTACACTAGACGGTTCCCCTTATCTAGTAACCTATATCTTTATCAATCCAGTATTAGTACTTATTACTAATTTAAAAACCTCTGTTTTATATCTTAACTGGTAAATCTATAGGGGTGTTCTTGCTACTACATAAATAGTAGAACGGGCATCTCCAAGGTGAATCGTACCACATACACATCCTCACACCTTGCTGATTTGGTCTCTTATTTGGCTATGATTATTTTCGGTGAGTTCATTCTCACCTCATGTAAGTATTCCATTTATTGTAGGATTTCGCCTTACTGTGCAGTCCTTACACTCTACCGCTTAATAATAGTTTTATTTGGACAATATTTTATTCTCAACATTTAAGTTGCTTTTTTGAAATTAGAATAAGGTTGATTTTATTTGTGATTTATGTTATAATGCTTTCACTTTTTTAGCAATTCTTGTAGTCGCCAAACTAACAGGTAAAGAATTGCTAGGAACCTCCTTTTTTAAACTTCAAAATATTCTCCAACAATAAAGTGGCTTTATATCTTTAAATTTAATTATTATAAAATTAGTAATAAAATAGAGTGCTTATTTGGCGTTTACTCACCCATTAAAATACTTAGAGCTTAGGCAAATTTATCGGGCGATAAATCTGTCTAAGCAGATGTGAGCTTGCCAAAGCTCTAAATATTTATATAAGTATATATAGATTTAGAAACAATGTAAATATAATGAATTTAGCGAAAATATCGTTACAATATGTATTAAAGAATATTAGAATGACGTAGGGAATCAAATATACATAGAAATTTTAAGCACATAGCTTAAATTAATATATTAATTATAAATTTTAATATTAAATTAATAATTTATTTTAATTTAGAGTATTAAGGTATTATAAAATTAAAAGCTCAGCAAAACTAATAAAAGACTAACTTTAAAAAACTAAACTATTTTTATCATATTAATTATTTAAAAGATAAATAAAACACTGAATAATATATTTTTTGTATTAGGAATAAAAACTTTATAAAATAATCTTAGCATTGAAATTTTATTTATTTTTTTACAAGAGAGGTGTGAAATAGGTGTGAAAGTAAAAAATAGAAAAACTTTAAAAGTTCTAGAAGTACCATGATTACGTGGCGACCCCAGCATGATTCGAACATGCGTCACTAGGAGGAAATCCTAGGGTCCTTGGCCACTAGACGACAGGGTCTTTAAAAAGAAAATGGATTATAGTTTAGTTTCGGTTTTGTTTTGCTTAAAATTAAAAGATATAAACAGTCTACCTTATTCTTGTTAAACTATTTTTACCAATTTTATAAATTCTTGAAGATGTTGTTTCAAAAAAACCCAGATTATTTATCACTTCCACATCTGAATTATTTATAGCATATTCATATTGAAAATTTTCTTTTGTTTTATTAGCAGATGTTGAAGAAAGAATCTTGAATTTTTTTATAAAATCAAAGAAATGTGATTCTTTAGATATCACTCTAAATGATGATAAATTTGGATAAATGAATGTAGATTTTTTACTATTTCTAACTAATTTATTATATTTTTTAGGAATTCTTGTAAATTCTTTTAAAGTATTAAAACTATCTACTGTTTTAAGATTTTTTTGATTTTTATCTCTTTGTTTGGTAGCTGAAAGTTTCTCATCATTAATTGATGAGAAACCAACAGTGGTATCAGTTTGTACCAGGTACACCAAATTAGGATTCATTAGTAATTTAAATATTCTTGAATCGATTTAGGAGTTGAAACATCAGAAGTTTTTAACTCTTTAATTGCATCTGCAGCAGCAAAAGCAGCAGCAACAGTTGTAAAATAAGGCACACTCATTCTTAAAACTGCTCTTCTAATTTCTTTACCATCATCTTTAGAACTTTCTTGCTCACCACTTGTATTTATAGCCATTGCTATATCACCATTTGTTAAAAGATCAGTAATATTTGGTCTCCCTTCACTTACTTTTAACACTTTCTCACAAGCAATACCAGCTTCAGTAATAATTTTCTCTGTTCCACCAGTCGCAGCAATAGTAAATCCACTTTCAACTAAACTTTTTGCAATAGTTGCAGCAAAAGGTTTATCTAAATCACATAAAGATATAAATACTTTTCCTGATTTAGGAAGTGAGTTTTTAGCTGCACTTTGAGATTTTGCAAATGCCATAGCAAAGTTTGAAGCAATACCCATAACTTCACCTGTACTTTTCATCTCTGGACTTAAAAGTAAATCTGCTCCTACAAGTTTATTAAATGGGAAAACAGATTCTTTAACAGCTACGTGATCTTTTAATCTTGGTTTTAAGACACCGTTATCTTCATATACGATATTTCTATCATATACTTTAAGAGCATCTCTTAAACTTTCTCCCCACATAACTCTAGTTGCAACTTTTGCTAAAGGCATACCTGTCGCTTTAGATACAAAAGGAACTGTTCTAGATGCTCTTGGATTTACTTCAATTAAGTAAATTTGCCCTTTATGAATAGCATATTGAACATTCATTAACCCAACTACACCTAATCCTAAAGCCATCTCTTTTGTTTTTGTTTCTAACTCTTTAATTAAATTATCTTCTATACTAATTGGAGGTAATGAACAAGCTGAGTCACCTGAATGAATACCTGCTTCTTCGATATGTTGCATGATTCCACCAATATAAGCCTCTTTACCATCACAAATACAATCAACATCAAGCTCAATTGCTCTATCTAAGAATTTGTCAATTAAAACAGGAGCATCATTTGAAACAGAAACTGCTTCATCCATATATTGTTTTAACTCTTCAGTAGAATAAACTATTTTCATTCCTCTTCCACCAAGAACAAATGAAGGTCTAACTAATACTGGATATCCAATTTTTTCAGCTATTTTTATAGCTTCATCTAATTTAACTGCTGTTCCATTTTCTGGTTGTAAAAGACCGATTTTTTCAACAAAAGCAGAGAATTTTTTTCTATCTTCAGCAAGATCAATTACATCAGCAGTTGTTCCAATAATTTTCGCTCCAGCTTTTGTTAAGACTTGCGCTAATTTTAAAGGAGTTTGTCCACCAAAATGAACAATAACACCATCTGGTTGCTCTTTTTCAATTACACTTCTAACATGTTCAAAATCAATTGGTTCAAAATATAAAACATCTGATGTATCATAATCTGTACTTACAGTTTCTGGATTACAGTTATACATAATTGTTTTTACACCCATTTCAGCTAATGCAAAACTTGCATGTACACAACAATAATCAAATTCGATTCCTTGACCAATTCTATTTGGTCCACCACCAATGATCATAACTTTTTTCTCATTTGATTTAG comes from the Aliarcobacter cibarius genome and includes:
- a CDS encoding nucleotidyl transferase AbiEii/AbiGii toxin family protein; this translates as MNEYDFSEQAELLEDVTYILDDYNITDWSFGGGTALSCYHYNHRMSYDIDIFTEDISSIQKLIDYKLAICEGFEISVEDTEVSNSGITFILSDLNHQLKLDFLESRYLTSEPFIVDDVLGLRNIKIQTPLEIIAKKIKHRKHVTIRDYVDFAFVEKQHNIISKIKKENIVDLERFIDIYKQFISITDEDFNNHLEYLKPRFMQCKNDIKEIIYKAFNPGKNFSIAIDNNYEVLAVDEWVNIYEDGFIDAGEVYKKYNELSKLKLSSIINKSENEITYSDILELSNTNVKKLLL
- a CDS encoding Sua5 YciO YrdC YwlC family protein; its protein translation is MNPNLVYLVQTDTTVGFSSINDEKLSATKQRDKNQKNLKTVDSFNTLKEFTRIPKKYNKLVRNSKKSTFIYPNLSSFRVISKESHFFDFIKKFKILSSTSANKTKENFQYEYAINNSDVEVINNLGFFETTSSRIYKIGKNSLTRIR